A region from the Antennarius striatus isolate MH-2024 chromosome 22, ASM4005453v1, whole genome shotgun sequence genome encodes:
- the lyrm5a gene encoding LYR motif-containing protein 5A isoform X2, with protein sequence MASPLKAEVIRLYKTLLYLGREYPKGSAYFRERLKAAFMKNKDETDPEKIRQLVGRGDFVIKELEALYFLRKYRAMKKRYYEVEK encoded by the exons ATGGCCAGTCCTCTAAAGGCTGAGGTGATCCGGCTTTACAAAACC CTGCTCTATCTCGGTCGTGAGTACCCGAAGGGATCGGCTTATTTCAGAGAGCGCTTAAAGGCAGCGTTCATGAAGAATAAAGACGAAACGGATCCTGAGAAGATCAGACAGCTGGTGGGCCGTGGGGACTTTGTCATTAAGGAACTGGAGGCTCTTTATTTCCTCAGAAAATATCGAGCTATGAAAAAGAGGTATTATGAAGTAGAAAAATGA
- the lyrm5a gene encoding LYR motif-containing protein 5A isoform X1, whose translation MFCCDITKRYTTSVFVYCRGLCLLDHLECNNVKYYVSQIDIRLWTEKFNSWSKEGQQQQEELNVHFVSAMASPLKAEVIRLYKTLLYLGREYPKGSAYFRERLKAAFMKNKDETDPEKIRQLVGRGDFVIKELEALYFLRKYRAMKKRYYEVEK comes from the exons ATGTTTTGTTGCGACATAACGAAACGATATACGActagtgtgtttgtttactgtagAGGTCTCTGCCTTCTCGACCACCTTGAGTGTAATAACGTGAAATATTACGT AAGCCAAATCGACATACGGCTGTGGACGGAGAAGTTCAACTCTTGGTCAAAGGaaggacaacaacaacaggaagaacT AAACGTCCACTTCGTGTCTGCGATGGCCAGTCCTCTAAAGGCTGAGGTGATCCGGCTTTACAAAACC CTGCTCTATCTCGGTCGTGAGTACCCGAAGGGATCGGCTTATTTCAGAGAGCGCTTAAAGGCAGCGTTCATGAAGAATAAAGACGAAACGGATCCTGAGAAGATCAGACAGCTGGTGGGCCGTGGGGACTTTGTCATTAAGGAACTGGAGGCTCTTTATTTCCTCAGAAAATATCGAGCTATGAAAAAGAGGTATTATGAAGTAGAAAAATGA